One part of the Lotus japonicus ecotype B-129 chromosome 2, LjGifu_v1.2 genome encodes these proteins:
- the LOC130738205 gene encoding uncharacterized protein LOC130738205 → MNSVFQPKTVMESKKSKCHVENVSSQATISKHKNFQQKDTGISSKIPAEGCEGKPKDNTSGNCSGFKHDFGGDRAGKYMKTNNGMKRPMESSKPDVSALSNSAEYLVQKPELTPLPWPALPIIAPTCVGGSSLKLQFQHVSTSQTQVSEGKEHHGIQILTVDSDVSTMTEDMCFVSAALAIAASPKGHIASLVLAPPPAPGLSFEPENQHGLQKEVLKGKEQHEIQNHTVKITDQPQSISVEVHAPAVSNINNQTENMNSDSSAIAIGIAGPMASQVPIPPQAMGSSFEPQIESRNYESLNSTGETNIQLLPLVLMEFDAPSGVRTNTKTADESSKAKAKVMVCLKCGDEGFSDTFVFCDKCQVYALHRYCLDGPVNFYDDVTWLCEDCEPHVIEKSFHYQCILPSRVSDSSNSAKDASQGKSDVTNYVESVKDNNNQQQNIAAKRNVMLSDCHSVSNHAQSQSINNYEEEEKLKEDCQSVPIVEDNSSEGFVTVHDPYPIVDPTWRGSWCFSNQSSDTFTGLFAHLSTLACPKVLEETRLFPEVLSANLLPRSAVWPKGFSESGPNDESIALYFFPESESVERAYDNLVDDMISHDLGIKAMIKNAELLVFPSTVLPIKHRRFQAKYYLWGVFRAKQAVLISP, encoded by the exons ATGAATTCTGTATTTCAACCTAAGACAGTTATGGAATCTAAGAAAAGTAAATGCCATGTGGAAAATGTGAGCTCTCAGGCTACTATTTCCAAGCACAAGAATTTCCAGCAGAAAGATACCGGAATTTCTTCTAAAATTCCAGCTGAAGGGTGTGAAGGGAAACCCAAAGATAACACTAGTGGAAATTGTAGTGGTTTCAAGCATGATTTTGGAGGAGACAGAGCAGGTAAATACATGAAAACGAATAATGGGATGAAAAGGCCGATGGAGTCATCAAAACCTGATGTCAGTGCTCTGTCAAATTCTGCGGAATATCTAGTCCAAAAACCTGAATTAACACCACTGCCATGGCCGGCTTTGCCAATAATCGCACCAACATGTGTTGGGGGATCAAGTTTGAAGCTACAATTTCAACACGTCTCAACCTCACAGACACAAGTATCAGAAGGCAAAGAACATCATGGGATTCAAATTCTCACTGTAGATTCTGATGTTAGCACCATGACTGAAGATATGTGTTTTGTCTCTGCAGCCCTGGCAATAGCAGCATCACCAAAAGGGCATATAGCTTCTCTGGTACTTGCCCCACCACCAGCACCAGGATTGAGTTTTGAACCTGAAAATCAACATGGTTTACAGAAAGAAGTGTTAAAAGGCAAAGAACAGCATGAGATTCAGAATCATACTGTCAAAATAACTGATCAGCCGCAATCAATCTCAGTGGAGGTGCATGCCCCTGCAGTTTCTAATATTAACAATCAAACTGAAAACATGAATTCTGATTCTTCAGCAATAGCAATAGGAATAGCAGGTCCTATGGCATCTCAGGTACCCATACCTCCACAAGCCATGGGATCAAGTTTTGAACCCCAGATTGAAAGCCGTAATTATGAAAGCCTAAATTCTACTGGTGAAACAAATATTCAACTCCTACCATTAGTCTTAATGGAGTTTGATGCCCCTTCAGGGGTCCGTACTAACACCAAAACTGCGGATGAAAGCTCTAAAGCCAAAGCAAAG GTCATGGTTTGTCTTAAGTGTGGCGATGAAGGCTTTTCGGATACGTTTGTTTTTTGCGACAAGTGTCAGGTTTATGCATTGCATAG GTATTGTTTAGATGGACCTGTGAATTTTTATGATGACGTTACATGGTTGTGTGAAGATTGTGAGCCACACGTAATAGAAAAATCTTTCCATTATCAATGTATTCTCCCATCTAGAGTAAGTGACTCTTCAAATTCTGCAAAAGATGCATCTCAAGGCAAAAGTGACGTAACAAATTATGTAGAGAGTGTAAAGGATAACAATAACCAGCAACAGAACATTGCTGCTAAAAGAAATGTCATGTTATCAGATTGTCACAGTGTCTCTAATCATGCTCAATCTCAAAGCATTAACAACtatgaagaagaggaaaagcTTAAGGAAGATTGTCAGTCAGTTCCAATTGTTGAAGATAATTCTAGTGAGGGGTTTGTGACTGTTCATGATCCATACCCTATTGTTGATCCAACATGGAG GGGAAGTTGGTGCTTCAGCAACCAAAGTTCTGATACTTTCACTGGACTTTTTGCTCATTTGTCCACTTTAGCATGCCCCAAAGTTCTGGAGGAGACAAGACTTTTCCCTGAGGTGCTTTCTGCTAACTTGCTTCCAAGATCTGCAGTGTGGCCAAAGGGTTTCTCGGAATCTGGGCCAAATGATGAGAGCATTGCTCTTTATTTCTTTCCTGAAAGTgaaag TGTTGAGAGAGCCTATGACAATTTAGTTGATGACATGATTTCCCATGACCTGGGCATAAAAGCTATGATAAAAAATGCAGAGCTTTTAGTTTTTCCTTCAACGGTTCTCCCGATCAAACACAGGA GATTTCAAGCAAAGTATTATTTGTGGGGTGTGTTTAGGGCAAAGCAAGCTGTGTTGATAAGTCCTTAA